CAGGGGTGTGAATCTGCCCTGTGGAAAAACCTGTGGAAGAAGTTGAGAACTTCTTTGTGGATTCGAGTTCCCCCCAAATTTGACAGAGATTTGGGTTGGCCTCAGGTGAAACGGTCCACTAGATTCTGCGAGTGTTTTTGAAGAGTTAAGTAGAAAAATGAGTTATCCACGCCCCTACTACGACTACGAGTATTATATGTATATAGAAATAGATAAGAAAGAGCTCCTCAATCTGATCGGGAAGACCCTGAACATCGTGGAGAAAAGAAACACGATGCCCGTTCTGATGAACGTGCTCTTGGAAGCAGATGGTCAGAACCTGAAGGTGTTCGCAACAGATCTTGAGGTCAGCCTCACAGATCAGAGTCCTGCGAAAGTGAACACACCCGGTAAGGTGGCGGTCAGTGCTAAAGCTCTTTTCGATATCGCGAAAGAGTTGGGCGATGGACGTATCTCGCTGACTCGCAAAGAAAACAACTGGCTCGAAATTCGTCAGGGTCGTTACCAATCCAAGATCGTTGGGATCAGCGCCGAAGAGTATCCGGTGTTCCCCACTTTCACCGGACAAGGTTTCGCCGAGATTCCTGGGCCCGTCCTTCGTGAGATGATCGATCGCACGGTGTACAGCGTTTCGAACGACGAAACTCGTTATCACCTGAACGGTGTTTATTTCGAACAAAAAGGCGATGCGGGTTACACGATGGTCGCGACCGACGGTCACCGTTTGAGCCTGATCCAAAAGAAGTTGCCGGCACAAAAGCTCATGACTCAAGGTCAGGGCGTGATCATTCCCCGTAAGGGTTTGAACGAAATCAAAAAATTGCTGGATAGCTTGGAAGGTCCGTTCGAAGTCGCGATCGAAGGTTCGCAGATGATTCTGCGCAACTCGAACACGACGTTGATGATTCGTTTGATCGAAGGGAAATATCCCAACTATTCACAGTTTATTCCACAGAACCTGAAAAAGAAGATCACGATTCATCGCGACTCTTTCCTGACTTCGTTGAAACGCGTTTCGCTTTTGGCGAATCAAAAATCGAAAGCGATCACGCTCTCGATCGCTGACGGCAAAATGGAAATCGCTTCGAACAATCCCGAGCTCGGTGATGCGAAGGAAGAAATCGAAGTCGAATACGCGGGACAAGATCTGCGGATCGGTTTCAACGCGAAGTACATCCAGGATGTGCTGACCGCGATGACCGAAGAAAAAGTCGATTTCGAAATCAACGATCAGCTTTCGCCCGGATTGATCCGTCCGCACAATGATCCCGCCTACACGTGCGTGGTCATGCCCATGCGGATTTGATCGGTAACGGGCAATGCTGAAGCGGCTTCGACTCTTTGATTTCAGAAATTTCAAAGAGCAGTGGGTCGATTTCTCGGCGCAGACGAACGTTTTCGTCGGCGACAACGGTCAGGGAAAATCGAACATCCTTGAAGCCATTTATCTTCTGCTGACGGGCGAGTCCTTTCGCCCGTCGGAAGTTTCCCACTACGTGAAATGGGGATCGGAAGCGGCCTCTTTACGGGGCCTTTTCGAAAACGATCAGCACGAAGCCCTCGACGTTTTTTTGAAAATTCAAAACGGCAAAAAAGCACTGACGGTGAATGAAAAGAAGTTCACCGCGCAGGACTGGCGGCGGATGGATCCGCCGATTCTGTTCAGTCCCGAATCTTTGAACGCGATTAAGGGCAGTGCCGAAGAGCGTCGCGCGCTCGTCGACGAACTCGTGCTGAACCTTTCGCCGATCGCCCACCAAACGCACCAGGATTTCCGTAAAGCGCTGCGAATGCGCAACAAGATCCTCCGGGATCACCGGGACGCCCGTGAAAGCGGAATCGGCCTTGGCGCGGCTCTGGAAAAACCTGTGGATAAAACTTTGGCGTTGCTCGAAGCACTGAATCCAAAGTTCTTGGAACTGGCCGTCATTGTGACGCAACAGCGAATTGAAGCTCTTCGCAAACTCGAGCCGGATGTGAATCTGGCGATGCAGAGCGTTTCTGAGGGATTTCCCGCAATTCAGCTCCAGTACTGGATCTCCCAACAGCCCGCGATCCACTATTCCCACCAAGATATCCACAACTCACTGCAGAAAAGACTCAAAGAATTGCAGTCGGCTGAGCTCTCTTCGGGCACAAGTTTGGTGGGTCCGCACAAGCACGACATCGTGTTCCTATTTGGCGGAAACGATTCAAGATTTTTCTGTTCGCAGGGGCAGCAAAGAAGCTTGATTCTGGCTTTCAAAGTCGCTCAGATCGTGTATCATCGGAAGGTTCTCAAAAGGCGTCCCATCCTGCTTCTGGATGACGTTTTATCGGAACTGGATGGCGCGAAACGAAAAAATTTCGTCGAGCTGATGAAGACCATGGAGTCGCAGATCGTGTTGACCACAACCGACTACGATCTTCCCCAAGTTTTCTCGTCCACTTCCGCTGAATCGCAGATCTCGCTCAAGCGAGTTCTGGATGGGCGTGTGACAGACTAGCCTTGTTTTGTTTTCGAAAGGGCGGGGGATGAGTACGGATACTGTTCAAAAAACCGAACAGAAAGAATACGGCGCGGATTCGATCCAGGTTTTGGAGGGTCTCGAGGCCGTTCGCAAAAGACCTGGAATGTACATCGGCGATACCGGTGTGCGCGGTTATCACCACCTTGTGTACGAAATCGTGGATAACTCGGTCGACGAAGCCCTCGCGGGTTTCTGTAAACACATCAACGTGACGATTTCGACCGATGAGTCGATCACCGTGGAAGACGACGGCCGCGGCATTCCCGTGGAAGCTCACAAAAACGGAAAGTCGGCCCTCGAAATCGTCATGACCGTCCTGCACGCCGGCGGTAAGTTCGATGGCGGCAGCTACAAAGTTTCCGGCGGTCTTCACGGCGTCGGCGCTTCCGTGGTGAACGCGCTTTCCGTGCGGACGCGCGTGGAAGTCAAACGCAACGGCTTCACTTGGATTCAAAACTACGCCAAGGGGCAACCGCAAGGTCCGCTCGAAAAAGGCGAGGCCATCACCAAGACCGGAACGAAAACCACCTTCAAGCCCGATACCGAAATCTTCAAAGATCTTTCGATCTCTTACGATTTCAACACGCTGGCGAATCGTTTCCGCGAACTCGCATTCTTGAATGCGGGGCTTTACATCTCGTTGAACGATGAGCGCACGGGGAAGAAACAAGAATTCCAATATGCGAACGGCATCGCGGAGTTCGTCAGCTACTTGAACCAATCGAAAAAAGCTCTGCACAACGACGTCGTGTACTTCCGCGGCGAACGTGACGATGTCGAAGTCGAAGTGGCGGCGCAGTGGAACGATTCGTATTCCGAGTCGATCTTCTCGTACTGCAACAACATCAACACCATCGAAGGCGGAACGCACTTGATCGGTTTCCGTGGCGCGGTCACTCGGACCACCAACGCCTACGCGACCGAAAAGAACCTGCTGAAGGATCTGAAGGTTTCGCTCGAGGGTGAGGACATCCGTGAGGGGATGGCTGCGGTCGTCTCGGTGAAAGTACGTGAGCCCCAATTCGAAGGGCAGACGAAAACCAAACTCGGTAACAACGAGGTCAAGGGGATCGTCGAATCTCTCGTGAACGAAAAAATGGCCGACTGGTTCGATCGCAATCCAGGTCCGGCGAAACAGATCATCGGCAAATGCGTGGAGGCCGCCCGCGCGCGCGAAGCGGCCCGTAAGGCCCGCGAGCTGACCCGTCGTAAGACGGCGCTCGACGGCGGAACGCTTCCGGGAAAGATGGCGGACTGCCAAGAACGCGATCCTTCGCTCTGCGAATTGTACCT
The window above is part of the Pseudobdellovibrionaceae bacterium genome. Proteins encoded here:
- the dnaN gene encoding DNA polymerase III subunit beta, with product MYIEIDKKELLNLIGKTLNIVEKRNTMPVLMNVLLEADGQNLKVFATDLEVSLTDQSPAKVNTPGKVAVSAKALFDIAKELGDGRISLTRKENNWLEIRQGRYQSKIVGISAEEYPVFPTFTGQGFAEIPGPVLREMIDRTVYSVSNDETRYHLNGVYFEQKGDAGYTMVATDGHRLSLIQKKLPAQKLMTQGQGVIIPRKGLNEIKKLLDSLEGPFEVAIEGSQMILRNSNTTLMIRLIEGKYPNYSQFIPQNLKKKITIHRDSFLTSLKRVSLLANQKSKAITLSIADGKMEIASNNPELGDAKEEIEVEYAGQDLRIGFNAKYIQDVLTAMTEEKVDFEINDQLSPGLIRPHNDPAYTCVVMPMRI
- the recF gene encoding DNA replication and repair protein RecF (All proteins in this family for which functions are known are DNA-binding proteins that assist the filamentation of RecA onto DNA for the initiation of recombination or recombinational repair.), with the translated sequence MLKRLRLFDFRNFKEQWVDFSAQTNVFVGDNGQGKSNILEAIYLLLTGESFRPSEVSHYVKWGSEAASLRGLFENDQHEALDVFLKIQNGKKALTVNEKKFTAQDWRRMDPPILFSPESLNAIKGSAEERRALVDELVLNLSPIAHQTHQDFRKALRMRNKILRDHRDARESGIGLGAALEKPVDKTLALLEALNPKFLELAVIVTQQRIEALRKLEPDVNLAMQSVSEGFPAIQLQYWISQQPAIHYSHQDIHNSLQKRLKELQSAELSSGTSLVGPHKHDIVFLFGGNDSRFFCSQGQQRSLILAFKVAQIVYHRKVLKRRPILLLDDVLSELDGAKRKNFVELMKTMESQIVLTTTDYDLPQVFSSTSAESQISLKRVLDGRVTD
- the gyrB gene encoding DNA topoisomerase (ATP-hydrolyzing) subunit B, which translates into the protein MSTDTVQKTEQKEYGADSIQVLEGLEAVRKRPGMYIGDTGVRGYHHLVYEIVDNSVDEALAGFCKHINVTISTDESITVEDDGRGIPVEAHKNGKSALEIVMTVLHAGGKFDGGSYKVSGGLHGVGASVVNALSVRTRVEVKRNGFTWIQNYAKGQPQGPLEKGEAITKTGTKTTFKPDTEIFKDLSISYDFNTLANRFRELAFLNAGLYISLNDERTGKKQEFQYANGIAEFVSYLNQSKKALHNDVVYFRGERDDVEVEVAAQWNDSYSESIFSYCNNINTIEGGTHLIGFRGAVTRTTNAYATEKNLLKDLKVSLEGEDIREGMAAVVSVKVREPQFEGQTKTKLGNNEVKGIVESLVNEKMADWFDRNPGPAKQIIGKCVEAARAREAARKARELTRRKTALDGGTLPGKMADCQERDPSLCELYLVEGDSAGGSAKQARDRRTQAVLPLKGKILNVEKARFDKMLSNEEIRMMISALGTGIGKDQVSAEKIRYHKIIIMTDADVDGSHIRTLLLTFFYRQMPEVLERGYVYIAQPPLYRAKKGQAENYLKDDQALNEFLLTSGLKDVVLTSGSKNADFRKFMSNIQRFNHVLKVARSKFDPDLAAYLVANATGLEETLKDESKTLALLAKFKDFYPTQKDVSITDIAWKPVVEDGVPSVIVETFRFADKSTTKLNAQFLKMPEWIELNSLWSEITGVSKLPVTLTLGGSEKTFEDYKSLHAEVMESTKKGYYIQRYKGLGEMNPEQLWETTLNPEHRNLLQVSIDDAVAADETFSVLMGELVEPRRKFINDNALSVRELDV